Below is a genomic region from Salmo salar chromosome ssa11, Ssal_v3.1, whole genome shotgun sequence.
ATGGTCCAACAAGCAGGAAAAGATTGGCGTCTTCCTTAGCCAGCAAACTGATACACCTCCTCACCACTGTTTTTCAGCTATTCACAAAGAACTGTTTCTTTCTGAAAGGTTATGATAACATCCATAAATACATTGTGATATTCATACCTCTCCAACACAGAAACAAGATATTTTTTTCATCCACCCATCACTCATGAATTAGTTACTTTGCACTTAACCAGTTTATTAAAAATCGGACTTTGTCCTTGCCACCAAAATAAAGGGGACATAAATAGGTGTATAAAATAATCCAGTAATGACCATATTGACCTCATAAAAACAAACAGCAGCTGGAAAACTAAATGTGAAAAAAGAAAAGGAGGAGACAGAACggtggagggagaggttgctgtGGATGGTCAGGAAAATGACGAGTACCCTGGGGGTCCTTGTGTGTCCTGGGGTTAGTGGTGTTTGtgcatctccctctccctaccaCTCCTTCTTCTTCTCGTCCATGGACACCCCGCCGGGCCCCAGTGCTACGACCAACAGCAGCCCTCCGATGACGGACGTGGTCTGGAAGAAGTCGTACTTGAGGAAGTCATGCATAGGCTTGTAGGCGGGCACCGTCCAAAAGGCGTTGAAGTAGACATTGATGGCCAGCAGCCATATTACCAGGGTCAGGGCAGCCAGCTTGGTCTTGAAGCCAATGGCCACCAGGATGATGAGAGCCGTGCCCACCATGTTCTGGAGGATCTGGGGGAGTGGAGAGGGACACATGGGTCAGGAGTCAGACTGAACCACCAATGCTACAGTACAACCATTGCAGCAGATCCTGTCTAATGGAATGCGGCACATAGGCCGTCAAATTTCTAAATACCATACAATACTAAAATTATTGTTTATAATCTCAACAAAAACTATCAACACCCCACATGCATCAAAGccaggaccgagagactgaaaaacagcttctcagactgttaaatagccatcactagcctgcttccacccggttactcaactctGCACCTTTGAGGCTGCTGccatatatacatagacatggaatcactggtcactttaataatgtttacatactgtagtGCTTTACTCAcctcatatactgtattctattctactgtattttagtcaatgccactgacATTGCTCGTGCTAATATATATTTCAGAAttgatatatttcttaattccattatttctctttagatgtgtgtattcttgtgaactgttagatactactgcactgtcggaacgaGGAacccaagcatttcgctacaccgtgtatgtgaccaatagaatttgatttaaTGCAAACTCAGCTTGATCTCCACATATTTCCATGAGAAAATGCATTACACAGCTTATTCTCCTCCGGCTTTAGTCCCTGCTGAGTGGTACCATAGAGGCAGGGTGGTGGCCTACTCACCGAGAAGAAGCTGGGGTCAAAGTGCAGCAGGGTCATGAACATGAGCACCAACAGGACTCTCCCTCCTAGCTGCATGTACTGCTTTGGTGAGCTCTCCCCCATGGAGGGGACGCCAGCGAACATGCTCTTCCCTTCTGAACGTGACTCCGCTAGTAACAGCAGGAGTCCACCACCAAGAGCAAGGTTCCTGATAGAGGAatggggggggggaagagagagacattgtgtaggaggagaggggaaataaGACCAATACTTAGTTCAGCGCAGTGCTGCAGtactcgagtctgactcgagtcccGATTTTCATGACTTGTGACTTGCCTTCTTGTGGCTTGTATTTACACTTGAACTGGATAGGCTACTATGATAAGCAGAATATTAGCAGCAGTGGATGTGCTCAGCAGCGAGGGGTCTGTTCTCTCGCAGTGGGAAGGAAGCGCCACACCCGGCACACTCAGcctacatcagctggtgagctgAGGGAGCGCAAGCGATGATTGTGGGAAGGCAGACTCCGCTCCGATCATTGGCTACACATCACGCAAGCGACTCTCTTGCTTCCCCGTAACCACCAGTCACCAGTCTACTATTTAGCTTTGCCTGGTTAAGAAACACAAACTGCTTTACAAAATTGAAAACACTAGTTTTGCTATTCAACTCAATACAACAGTTTAGCCATTAGTCTCTCTCTGGCCTTGAGTATAGAAAAGTAGTCCATCTTTGAATGTGTTGCCTCGCCATACCCTTCCACTGCCCCCTGCATCCCATAGCCACGTTCTGATAAGCATCTCTTCACTTTTCATTTTGCAAGAACAAACATTCCACACCATCAGTGGGCAATTAAAAGAAAAGTAGCTGAAAGCCTGACTTATCATTAATTTATGTAGTAAATAAGTAGTGAAACACAAGACTTGAGTAGAACTTGTGAGCTGGTGATGAATAGTAAAttagttgtatttatttttttatgagaGAGTGGTCATCTGGTGGCTACTAGACACAATTGCATAAGTCCTATTATAAAATTGATGGACTCGTGACTCGACCATTGGTGACTCGGACTTCAGCCATAAAGGCTATTGACTCGACTGACTCGTGCATAGGGGACTTGTGACTCAACCTCAAGGTTTAGTGACTCGACTGCAACACTGGTTCAATGTATGGGGGTATAAAATtagtgggacagacagacagtggaaaATGTACCTAAGGTTTTAAGACACTTAAACTAATATAATTGGTCATGTACAAGAGTCTAAAGTCAATTGCATATTTTCAATTTAATATGTAAAAATATTATTCATCAACTTATTGGAAGAGACCTACCTCATCAGAAATTTTATATCCCATAAAATACTGTATGCAACCGTCTGGAAAAAACAAGTAAAAGAAATTCAGCACGAAATATTACACAGACAGAAATTCATGAACATAGCCAGTGTCCGGGTTGTCAGCCATTTGAATTGTCAGCCCAAAATCACAGAAAGGTGCATGAAATGCAGTGCCAATAGATGAGATATTTCCTCACCTGTAGAGCTATGACTCCAAATAATCCAAAGCAAGCATACTGTACAAAATTTCTACTGAGGATAAGGACACACCCACCTGTTGCAGCGGGGGGGAAAAAGAAAGGCAGAAGGTTAGGATTGCAGAAACTCCTTCAATTGAACCACACAACTGTACCCCATCTTCCCCAAAAGGGGTGGCATTCCCACTTAATACAACTACAGTATCTTTCCCTAGCTTTCAAAGACAGCATGGGGTCATCATTCTACAGTCTTAGGCCCACACCACACTAACCGCTCAAATTAGTCGATAGTTAATGAATGATCACATCATGGGGATTGGGAAGGAACCCAGATTGACTTTCTACTGAACAGGTTTTTTTCAATCCATGCATGGACCCTATCTGGACCCATGCAGATCGCTGTATGTTTACATTGATGACACACACAGGCTAATGATCCCAGCCTTGCTCACCAAGCTGTCCTGTGAGGTTGAGCAGCACAAAGCAAGTGGCCAGGAAGTAGCCACAGCCCCACGTCGCCTCGATGTAGTCCTTTTGCTCGTTCCACTGGAACCACATACGGATGCCGTCCTCCAGGAAGGTGCTGAT
It encodes:
- the surf4 gene encoding surfeit locus protein 4 isoform X2; this translates as MWFQWNEQKDYIEATWGCGYFLATCFVLLNLTGQLGGCVLILSRNFVQYACFGLFGVIALQTVAYSILWDIKFLMRNLALGGGLLLLLAESRSEGKSMFAGVPSMGESSPKQYMQLGGRVLLVLMFMTLLHFDPSFFSILQNMVGTALIILVAIGFKTKLAALTLVIWLLAINVYFNAFWTVPAYKPMHDFLKYDFFQTTSVIGGLLLVVALGPGGVSMDEKKKEW
- the surf4 gene encoding surfeit locus protein 4 isoform X1, which encodes MGQEELMSRAEDVADQFLRVTKQYLPHLARLCLISTFLEDGIRMWFQWNEQKDYIEATWGCGYFLATCFVLLNLTGQLGGCVLILSRNFVQYACFGLFGVIALQTVAYSILWDIKFLMRNLALGGGLLLLLAESRSEGKSMFAGVPSMGESSPKQYMQLGGRVLLVLMFMTLLHFDPSFFSILQNMVGTALIILVAIGFKTKLAALTLVIWLLAINVYFNAFWTVPAYKPMHDFLKYDFFQTTSVIGGLLLVVALGPGGVSMDEKKKEW